In the Arachis ipaensis cultivar K30076 chromosome B04, Araip1.1, whole genome shotgun sequence genome, TTGTGTCCAATCATgtcttataaaaaataaaaaagttcttCTCCAAACACGTTTAAACATATCTAAATATCATCATTTGTCAGCGTGTCCAgccttattcttaatatatattcttaaaatgagtttagaaatacgatatattattaaaataaaaaatattttaaatactttatataatagTTAATTATCAAGTTCATATAAATTTTTACCTAATTAAAATTGGTGACGTGGCGGCCCTTAAGTACCCTAGTcatatatacaaaattaaaacACACACTCACAATCATCGCGTGATGCCTTATGCTTTGAAAATCAGCCGTATATGAATATGAATGTGAATACAATACAAGCTAGAGATGATGGAGGGGCCCATTATTATATGTTAATAAAACATTCCACCTATCCAATTCCaacattataaatattttaagaatattataatttgaattaaaattatattattcattctttcttctcttatTCTTACTCATCACTTAACTAGTTACTACTTCTACTACTACGTAGTGCAttgtttaattctaatttctctttcctaTTCTGCACACCCTTGTTTTcattcgaattttctcttcttccaaacccatttctctctctctctcacatgaCAAAGCATTTATTCCATTTCGTATTGCACTCTCTCATCTTCTCATAGCAGCCTCTCTTTACTTTGTTTTTTCTTTCAGAGAGTTTCTCtcattttctttgctttttgatcttcttgcATCATATTTTCATCACACCATATACAAGGAAGGaaataacaaaaattatgaaGGTATATGCATGATTCCCCACTTTCTTAGCTTCTTTTGATTTGATTCTCCTTTCTATCATCATTTTTCTAAAACGGATCATTCACTTTGCTTCATCAACTTTTATGCTTTTCTTATTAGCTTACtctctttaattaattaattacctttCTAATGGCTTTTACTTTTTTTCTTCCCCTTATATTCTTTtccacaattttaatttttttttttgtaaagatTTTGTACATGCATGTGCCTAACATGAATTTTTCCTCAGATTCCAGATGGTTGTGGATATTTGATTCAACATCTGGGCTGGATtagattttcttttttatttattatttattttcttttcaaatttgttaaatttctttctttcttaattaCATCAAAATTGACGGAGCTTTTTGGAGaactttaattctttttttttttttgtatgttgATATTCTTTCACATGATAAATAAAGTTCATTCCTAATTAAGGATTTATTGAATCTGGGTTAAATTAATCACTCTATGttcccattttttttttcttttcagaaaTTTGTACTGAAATTAGACTTGCCTGATGACAAGGCCAAGCAGAAGGCACTGAAAACAGTGTCAACACTTTCAGGTACcgaatcattttttttttacccTTATTAACTATATCAATGTTAGATCATAATTTTTCATATCTGAATGCTGATTTGAGGTTGCTGAAAATCAGGGGAATGCTAGAAAGTTCTAAGATCTAGTTTGAGGAGAGTGATAGGTGACCAATCAAATAATGATGAAACCTTAGAATCATGGACACGTCACATTTTACCAACATTTACATGGTNNNNNNNNNNNNNNNNNNNNNNNNNNNNNNNNNNNNNNNNNNNNNNNNNNNNNNNNNNNNNNNNNNNNNNNNNNNNNNNNNNNNNNNNNNNNNNNNNNNNNNNNNNNNNNNNNNNNNNNNNTCATATTTTTATTATGAGAGTGAATATTGTGACTctcattttaatataaatatacttTATATTAAGAATAATATTTTCTACATTAGAAATAACAAAATAATACACTACCTTAATAAAGACATACTAATATTTGGATTATTATCTAATAATTGAGATATTAGTTAGCTTGTCAACATATCCTGACATCTTAGCTTGAGGTTAAAATATTAGTTGGCATTTCACAATtttaatgtttttattttcttgagAGGcacaataattaatattttgaaatATATGAACGTGTTTTCCAAGGGATGTGGTTTGTTGTATCAACCACAAGCCATATTGTTGTATCATATTAATATGAAGATTAAgtagaagaattttatggtgtcTCTTAATTATGAGTGTAACCTTTTCTGTCAGTAATTAATATTAtgcatgaaatttaaaaaataatcttGAACATTCTTGAATAATAAAAACTGCCCAACTTGATGACTTGCTACTTGCTAACGAAtgtaattttaaattctaataaaataatgTTTGGGGTGTGAttaaacttcttttttttttccctctttgCCTTTTAACTTTTCGCTTTAAGTTGCAAGTACTAATTTATAGAGCAATATCTGGAGTTTAATTTGAATGAAAAAATTGAAGGTCAACTAAAAGTACCATAGTTAATTGGAATTTTGGCTCCAAAAGATGAAAGTGACATTTTAAGTGTAATTCCAAAATTTATATGTTATAACTTATAAGACAAAGAGGCATACATTATTAATTTTCATATCATTAGTTCGCTCTGCTTGGGTTAGCATCCTCCACATCTGAAGATTATACTATGACATGATGTATACcttcttaattaattataaattactCTTGATGAAGTGCTGATCAAATTGCTTCATAATATTTCTCTTGTTTGATTGTATTAGGCCTCACATTTGAAATTAGtttatcattcattcattcattatattcgGATAAAGTAATAATAAAATTCAGTTATTCCGTCCAAAAAGGAAAAGGATGAAATAACATATTCtccttaattaataatttagcaattttcatttgaattttattttctagTGCAAATGACTCCTAATTAACCATACATCATGATTCATGAACTTATGTAACCTTGTAGGAATTGATGCAATCTCAATGGacatgaaggagaagaaattaacaataatagGAACGGTTGATCCGGTGAGCGTGGTGAGCAAATTGCGCAAGTATTGGCCGACGGATATAATCTTAGTAGGGCCGGCAAAGGAGCCGGAGAAGAAAGAGGAGCCTAAGAAAGAGGAGgcaaagaaggaggaggagaagaaagaagaaggaaaagaggaaggcaagaaagaagagaagaaggaggaggCGAAGAAAGAAGGAGGcgaggagaagaaagaagagaaaaaggaggagaaaaaggACGAGgaaaagaaagaggaggagaaaaagaaagaggcAGCTCCAGCTCCGGCTCCGGCTCCGGCGCCGGACCCGGTCTTGGAGATGGTCAAGGCTTATAGGCAATACAATCCTCACATGACTACCTACTACTATGTTCAAAGCATGGAAGAGAACCCTAATGCTTGTGTCATTTGTTAAAATAACCAATGCAAgcatatatttttctttaaaaagaaaaagaaaaagagagaatatATAAAATTGTCTCAACTTGTAATGGAATATGGATCAAAATCTCTTTTGATGAGGATGAAGCATGGGAGACCACAACCAAGAAGATAGAAACTCCTTTTGTATATATAATTTGGTAATGTCTCATGTTAGTTGTTTTGATTAGTAATATTGTGTAGAAAaggaataaaaattttgggatatTTGTTTTTTGGCAAAATGAAATGAGCACAAATGTAATGTACAATTCATAAGATAACATATTTTTGCCTCAATAGTAGCATCAATGTATATATAAACCAATTATATCTCTATCTATTAgtattaaatgaaaattaaatcaTTATGTGAAGAAGATTGAAAACAGTAACTAATATAAGAATGAAGCATATATGGTTTTGTGTAAATTGTGATGGTCAAAATGGTGGAGATGGGGGTGTGGGCAACCACATCCACCGCCATTTTTAAGCAATAAAGAAAGTGTtacttttaattttctattttgtgGCAATGTCATGTCCTTTGTCATTTGTGGGACATTATGGCTGAAAAAAGCAAAGGTAGCCCCATCATGCACTGGATATATATGAGGGGTGGGACTCCTTTTCAGATCACACTGTTTTTACCCACACATTTTACATTCAATCATGTTATTTCACTTATTATTTGTACCAACTatagaaaaatcataaaaaatattgtattataacaaatttattattttgtCATGTTACTCCTGTAGGGTATAGCTAGAAGTCTGTCAAAGAAAATGATTTTAGGTTGATTTTTAACCAATGTATGTTTTAGGttggaaaaaaatttaattatggagtcaatttttttaattaatatctcGACTTCAACTTAACTTTTTACAAAAATGTTTTTTGTAATACTTATGACATTATATTGCAAATGCTAATGTGCTCCAGAAAAATATCGAGAATGTAACACTTTTTGAATTCTAAAATCTAAATcataaatttagaatttaaaacataaattttaaattataaattataaataataattttaaattgttcaaaaaaaaattaaaaaatttacaataaaaaataactaatattaactaattaaaactTAATTCTTTATACTTATTCATTCTTTCTTTAAATATGCAAGGACTTCTTCCGATTTTAATTCGTAGATGATCGAAAATACGTACGAACGCTTTGACATTCTAAAAATAGTAGAAATATTATTTCTCTTTAGTAAAta is a window encoding:
- the LOC107635102 gene encoding heavy metal-associated isoprenylated plant protein 39 — its product is MKKFVLKLDLPDDKAKQKALKTVSTLSGIDAISMDMKEKKLTIIGTVDPVSVVSKLRKYWPTDIILVGPAKEPEKKEEPKKEEAKKEEEKKEEGKEEGKKEEKKEEAKKEGGEEKKEEKKEEKKDEEKKEEEKKKEAAPAPAPAPAPDPVLEMVKAYRQYNPHMTTYYYVQSMEENPNACVIC